A stretch of Coleofasciculaceae cyanobacterium DNA encodes these proteins:
- a CDS encoding IS1 family transposase, which produces MDCPRCKSSPKKKNGFRPGKQSFRCKNCPKGYRFAYGCQYVENPIKRAYPAAEKQLCLKMYLNGMGFRAIARITEIDHTTIINWVEEAGESLSDEPQDSEIPEITEIDELQTFVGNKNNKFWIWTVKLSH; this is translated from the coding sequence ATGGACTGCCCCAGATGTAAATCATCGCCAAAGAAAAAGAATGGTTTTCGTCCAGGAAAGCAATCATTCAGATGTAAAAACTGTCCTAAAGGATACCGCTTCGCATATGGCTGCCAATATGTAGAAAATCCGATTAAGCGAGCATACCCAGCAGCAGAAAAACAGCTCTGTTTAAAAATGTATCTCAATGGTATGGGATTCAGGGCAATTGCCAGAATAACGGAGATAGATCATACAACTATTATCAATTGGGTTGAAGAAGCAGGAGAATCGTTGTCTGATGAACCACAAGATTCGGAAATACCTGAAATTACCGAAATCGATGAACTACAGACCTTCGTAGGAAACAAGAACAACAAATTCTGGATTTGGACAGTGAAACTATCCCACTAA
- a CDS encoding anthranilate synthase, with amino-acid sequence MHLDPHFYTTQGGIFVSRTVDKISTQTALEEILLRLDSQRGGLLESQYEYPGRYNRWAIGFVNPPLELATRDNSFTLTAHNDRGIVLLEYLAEALSNLSGLVSLEKEERQLFGSVKPTKQVFSEEERSRQPSVFTVVREIIRLFSSSEDEHLGLYGAFGYDLVFQFEQMSKRQQRESDQRDLVLYLPDELLVVDYYQQQGYRLQYEFVTQNDTTKDLPRSGEKIDYKGKNLTPDRACDHQPGEYEDRVREALEYFRRGDLFEVVPSQNFSKHCTKSPTQLFRILKEINPSPYGFIFNLGGEYLIGASPEMFVKVNGRRVETCPISGTIRRGKDAIEDSLQIQKLLNSDKDKSELTMCTDVDRNDKSRICEPGSVRVIGRRQIEMYSHLIHTVDHVEGLMRAEFDALDAFLTHLWAVTVTGAPKRWAIEFIEQREGSARRWYGGAVGYLTFDGNLNTGLILRTIRLQNTIAEVRAGATVLYDSDPEAEAQETITKAAALFQTLEQAQNVSDRILVDSNLQQQQTEPGISKRVLLIDHEDSFVHTLANYIRQTGATVKTIRHGFAKSLLDEEQPDLVVLSPGPGRPTDFKVAATIAACQKRQIPIFGVCLGLQSIVEAFGGELGVLDYPQHGKVSQISVIADGSKLFQDLPTSFEVGRYHSLYALSDRLPAELKVTAITEDGVIMGIEHRTLPIAAVQFHPESIMTLDGGIGQSIIDNTIRNYTNPVNFSASSLVGNMT; translated from the coding sequence ATGCATTTAGATCCACATTTTTACACTACTCAAGGCGGTATTTTTGTCTCCCGTACTGTTGATAAGATCTCGACCCAAACTGCCTTAGAAGAAATTTTACTACGTCTTGATTCTCAACGGGGAGGTTTATTGGAAAGTCAGTATGAATATCCAGGACGTTACAATAGATGGGCGATCGGATTTGTTAATCCACCTTTAGAACTAGCAACTCGCGATAATAGTTTCACTCTCACAGCACATAACGATCGCGGAATAGTGTTGCTGGAGTATCTAGCCGAAGCTTTATCCAACCTCTCTGGACTAGTATCTTTAGAAAAAGAAGAACGTCAACTTTTTGGCTCGGTTAAACCAACAAAACAAGTATTTTCTGAAGAAGAACGCAGTCGCCAACCATCAGTTTTTACTGTGGTTCGAGAAATTATTCGGCTATTTAGTAGTTCTGAAGACGAACACTTGGGACTTTACGGTGCGTTTGGCTACGACCTAGTGTTTCAGTTCGAGCAAATGTCCAAACGGCAACAGCGAGAGTCAGACCAACGGGATTTGGTACTATATCTTCCTGACGAACTATTAGTTGTTGATTATTATCAGCAGCAAGGATATCGCTTGCAATATGAATTTGTGACTCAAAATGATACTACTAAAGATTTACCTCGTAGTGGTGAAAAGATCGATTACAAAGGTAAGAATCTAACCCCTGATCGAGCCTGCGACCATCAACCAGGAGAGTATGAGGATCGGGTTAGAGAAGCCCTAGAATATTTCCGCCGAGGAGATTTGTTTGAAGTTGTACCCAGTCAAAACTTCTCCAAGCACTGTACGAAATCCCCTACTCAATTGTTCCGCATCCTTAAAGAAATAAATCCCAGTCCCTATGGATTTATTTTTAACTTAGGGGGGGAATATCTCATTGGTGCTTCTCCGGAAATGTTTGTCAAGGTTAATGGCAGAAGGGTAGAAACCTGTCCCATTAGTGGCACGATCCGCCGAGGAAAAGATGCCATTGAAGATTCTTTGCAGATTCAAAAGCTGCTCAACTCCGACAAAGATAAATCAGAGTTAACTATGTGTACGGACGTGGATCGTAACGATAAATCGCGAATCTGCGAACCTGGCTCGGTGAGGGTAATTGGTCGTCGTCAGATTGAAATGTACAGCCATTTAATCCACACTGTAGACCACGTAGAAGGTTTGATGCGAGCTGAGTTTGATGCTCTAGATGCCTTTCTAACCCATCTTTGGGCGGTAACGGTTACAGGCGCTCCTAAACGCTGGGCAATAGAATTTATCGAGCAGCGCGAGGGTAGTGCCCGACGTTGGTATGGCGGTGCAGTTGGCTATTTAACTTTTGATGGCAACTTAAACACGGGTTTAATTCTGCGGACTATTCGCTTACAAAATACGATCGCCGAAGTCCGTGCGGGGGCAACAGTTCTCTATGATTCCGATCCAGAAGCAGAAGCCCAGGAAACCATTACTAAAGCAGCGGCTTTATTTCAAACCTTAGAACAAGCCCAAAATGTTAGCGATCGCATCTTGGTTGACTCTAATCTACAACAACAGCAAACCGAGCCAGGAATTAGCAAGCGCGTCTTGCTAATCGATCACGAAGATTCTTTTGTACATACTCTCGCTAACTATATACGTCAAACTGGTGCAACAGTAAAAACAATTCGGCATGGTTTTGCCAAATCGCTGTTAGACGAAGAACAACCCGACCTAGTAGTCTTATCTCCTGGCCCTGGCAGACCTACTGATTTTAAAGTAGCAGCAACTATTGCCGCCTGTCAGAAACGACAAATTCCTATCTTTGGCGTATGTTTGGGATTGCAAAGTATTGTCGAAGCCTTTGGCGGAGAACTAGGAGTTCTTGACTATCCCCAACATGGTAAGGTATCTCAAATTTCTGTTATCGCTGACGGCTCTAAACTATTCCAAGATCTACCAACATCCTTTGAAGTTGGTCGATACCATTCTCTATACGCTTTGTCTGATCGACTACCTGCGGAATTAAAAGTTACCGCCATTACCGAAGATGGAGTAATTATGGGCATCGAACATCGGACGTTACCTATCGCTGCCGTACAGTTCCATCCAGAATCTATTATGACTTTGGATGGAGGAATCGGTCAGAGCATTATCGATAACACAATTCGCAACTATACCAATCCTGTCAACTTCTCTGCTTCTTCATTAGTAGGAAATATGACTTAA
- the trpB gene encoding tryptophan synthase subunit beta yields MLLDSTNTQPVNPTPAQQPDALGRFGKFGGKYVPETLMPALSELETALAKYRDDPQFQQEFQELLANYVGRPTPLYYAQRLSEYYARPDGIKPQIYLKREDLNHTGAHKINNAIGQVLLAKRMNKKRIIAETGAGQHGVATATVCARFGLECVIYMGIHDMERQALNVFRMRLMDAKVHPVEAGTGTLKDATSEAIRDWVTNVETTHYILGSVAGPHPYPMMVRDFQAIIGRETRGQSQQKWQGLPDILLACVGGGSNAMGLFHEFVREPSVRLIGVEAAGEGVDTGKHAATLTKGRTGVLHGAMSYLLQDEEGQIIEPHSISAGLDYPGVGPEHSYLKTSDRAEYYSVTDTQALAAFQLLSQLEGIIPALETSHAIAYLETLCPQLIGSPCIVICCSGRGDKDVHTVAKFLKDA; encoded by the coding sequence ATGTTACTAGATAGTACAAATACTCAACCTGTAAATCCCACTCCTGCTCAACAACCCGATGCTCTAGGTCGTTTTGGTAAATTTGGGGGCAAGTACGTTCCCGAAACTTTGATGCCAGCTTTAAGCGAACTAGAAACGGCGTTAGCCAAATATCGCGACGATCCGCAGTTCCAGCAAGAATTTCAAGAGCTATTAGCAAATTATGTCGGACGACCAACTCCACTTTATTACGCTCAACGCCTGAGTGAATATTACGCTCGACCCGATGGCATAAAGCCACAAATTTACCTCAAGCGCGAGGATTTAAACCATACGGGGGCGCACAAAATTAATAACGCGATCGGGCAAGTGCTGCTCGCCAAGCGTATGAATAAAAAACGTATAATTGCCGAAACTGGAGCGGGACAACACGGTGTTGCTACTGCCACTGTTTGCGCTCGTTTTGGTTTGGAGTGCGTCATTTATATGGGCATTCACGATATGGAACGACAAGCCCTTAATGTCTTTCGGATGCGCCTGATGGATGCCAAAGTGCATCCAGTAGAAGCTGGAACGGGAACTTTAAAAGATGCCACTAGTGAGGCAATTAGAGATTGGGTAACTAATGTAGAAACAACTCACTATATCTTGGGTTCGGTTGCTGGTCCTCATCCCTATCCGATGATGGTGCGGGACTTCCAAGCTATTATCGGTCGGGAAACTCGCGGTCAATCTCAACAAAAGTGGCAAGGACTACCAGATATTCTTCTGGCTTGTGTTGGTGGAGGTTCTAATGCGATGGGATTGTTCCACGAATTTGTTAGAGAACCCTCAGTACGTTTGATTGGTGTTGAAGCTGCTGGAGAAGGAGTTGACACGGGCAAACATGCAGCAACCCTAACTAAAGGTCGAACTGGGGTTTTGCATGGCGCGATGAGTTACTTACTACAGGACGAAGAAGGTCAAATTATCGAGCCACATTCCATTAGTGCGGGACTAGACTACCCGGGTGTCGGACCAGAACACAGTTATTTAAAAACTAGCGATCGCGCTGAATACTATAGCGTAACCGATACGCAAGCTTTGGCTGCTTTCCAACTTCTGTCCCAACTAGAAGGAATAATTCCCGCTTTGGAAACTTCTCATGCGATCGCCTATCTCGAAACCCTCTGTCCCCAGCTAATTGGCAGCCCCTGTATTGTGATTTGCTGTTCTGGACGGGGCGATAAAGATGTCCATACCGTTGCTAAATTTCTCAAGGATGCGTAA
- the trpA gene encoding tryptophan synthase subunit alpha: MNTISQCFESLRQNNQPALIPFLTAGDPDLELTAEALKVLDANADFIELGVPYSDPLADGPVIQAAATRALEKGVKLASVLEMAQSLTRSLRSPLILFTYYNPILNLGIETFMQQLVIAGIKGLVVPDLPIEEADELLKQADAVGIEVILLVTPTSSKERIEVIAMKSRGFIYLVSVTGVTGVRSQIQTQVKDVIADIRSVTDKPIGVGFGISTPEQARQVIDWGADGVIVGSAFVQRLAEGTPYNRLRSVRDFCSELKTAIS, translated from the coding sequence ATGAATACGATCTCGCAATGCTTTGAATCTTTACGTCAAAATAATCAGCCTGCCCTAATCCCCTTTTTAACCGCAGGAGATCCCGATCTAGAATTGACAGCCGAAGCTCTAAAAGTTTTGGATGCTAATGCAGATTTCATCGAACTAGGAGTTCCTTACTCCGATCCTCTCGCTGATGGTCCTGTAATTCAGGCTGCAGCAACCCGCGCCCTCGAAAAAGGAGTTAAGTTAGCTAGCGTTTTAGAAATGGCTCAATCTCTAACTCGCAGTTTGCGATCGCCCTTAATCTTATTTACCTACTACAACCCGATCCTCAACTTGGGCATCGAAACCTTTATGCAACAGCTTGTTATTGCAGGCATCAAAGGTTTAGTCGTTCCCGATTTACCTATAGAAGAGGCCGACGAGTTATTAAAACAGGCTGATGCAGTAGGCATTGAAGTCATTTTGCTAGTAACTCCCACTAGCTCCAAAGAGCGGATTGAAGTGATCGCCATGAAATCTCGTGGCTTTATTTATTTGGTCAGCGTTACGGGTGTTACGGGAGTGCGTTCTCAAATTCAAACGCAAGTCAAAGATGTAATCGCCGATATTCGCAGTGTTACCGATAAGCCGATTGGTGTTGGTTTTGGAATTTCCACTCCCGAACAAGCTCGACAAGTAATAGATTGGGGCGCGGATGGGGTAATTGTTGGCAGTGCCTTTGTACAGCGTTTGGCAGAAGGTACTCCCTACAACCGATTGCGCTCGGTTCGAGATTTTTGTAGCGAATTAAAAACAGCTATTTCCTAA
- the trpC gene encoding indole-3-glycerol phosphate synthase TrpC, whose translation MIDMNVNPVRPKTILQEIADYKLQEVAQRTERLSLATLQEQIKTAPVTRNFLAALRQNSSKPSLIAEVKKASPSKGIIRADFEPSAIAQAYELGGATCLSVLTDEKFFQGSFANLQKVREKVTLPLLCKEFIIDPYQIYLARVNGADAILLIAAILSNEVLTEFIQIARSLDLTALIEVHTLGELDRVLTLFDVELIGINNRHLQDFSVDLQTTQRLLLQRQKQINSRRITIVSESGLSTPADLSFVAKAGATAVLVGESLIRQTNLKRAVKDLLNC comes from the coding sequence ATGATCGACATGAATGTTAATCCCGTTAGACCTAAAACAATACTTCAAGAAATTGCTGATTATAAGCTACAAGAAGTTGCTCAAAGAACTGAAAGACTATCTCTAGCTACTCTCCAAGAACAAATAAAAACTGCTCCTGTTACCAGAAATTTCTTGGCAGCTTTACGACAAAATTCTTCTAAACCCAGCTTAATTGCTGAGGTTAAAAAAGCTTCTCCTAGTAAGGGAATAATTCGTGCCGATTTTGAGCCGAGCGCGATCGCTCAAGCCTACGAATTAGGTGGTGCTACCTGTCTTTCTGTATTAACTGATGAAAAGTTTTTCCAAGGTAGTTTTGCCAATTTGCAGAAGGTTAGAGAAAAAGTAACATTACCTCTGCTATGTAAGGAATTTATTATTGACCCCTACCAAATTTATTTAGCACGGGTTAATGGTGCAGATGCGATTCTTTTGATTGCCGCTATTTTAAGCAATGAAGTGCTGACAGAGTTTATACAAATCGCACGCAGCCTAGACCTGACCGCATTAATAGAAGTCCATACCCTAGGGGAACTCGATCGCGTGTTAACTCTATTTGATGTGGAATTAATTGGGATCAACAACCGCCATCTCCAAGACTTTAGCGTCGATCTGCAAACAACTCAACGCTTACTACTACAACGGCAAAAACAAATAAATAGCCGACGCATAACAATTGTCAGCGAGTCTGGTTTATCTACTCCAGCAGATTTATCTTTTGTGGCTAAAGCAGGTGCTACGGCAGTTTTAGTCGGGGAATCCCTAATTAGGCAAACCAACCTCAAACGGGCAGTAAAAGACCTATTAAATTGTTAA